The Hemiscyllium ocellatum isolate sHemOce1 chromosome 27 unlocalized genomic scaffold, sHemOce1.pat.X.cur. SUPER_27_unloc_19, whole genome shotgun sequence DNA segment caacaagttcaGACCGACCCTatgaagagtaactcatccagacacattctcctaccctatcacTCTGCACTTACCCCGAACTAATGCAGCacatctacacattcctgaacactgtgggactgtttagcttggccaattcgccCAAACATGTGCACGTTTGGACTTTGGGAAGACACTGGAACacgcaaaggaaacccacgcagacactggggggaattaaatgcaaactccacacagacagttaccctgaggatagaatcaaatctgggtccctggcgctatgaggcagcagtgcgaaccactgagccacctccccaaccccctccactcccccagtAGAAAACAAAAAAGCCTACCAACTCTTCCACTACCCCCACTGTCAGAAAGGGCAGGAGGTTCAGTCCTGGGGGTGACCCTCAGCAGCGTTACCGGCAGAATCTGATTGTTGGGAGCATTGGTGCCTCCGCTGGTGCTTGTTCAAACTGCAGGACATTGTGAACCTCtgcccacactcagggcaggcaaacggcctctctccagtgtggacccgctggtgcgtcAGTAGACTGGAGGAGACagcaaagcccttcccgcactcgaggcaggtgaacggcctctccccagtgtggacccaccGGTGTGTCAGCAAGTGGGatgcctgggtaaagcccttcccacactcagagcagctgtagggcctttccccagtgtggacacgctggtgcttcagcaggtcggaaGAGCATGTGAAGCACTTCCCGcagacagagcaggtgaatggcctctcgccagtgtggacccgccggtgggccagcaggtcagaggaatcgctgaaggccttcccacatttGGGGCAGGGGAAGGGCTTCTcaccggtgtggacccgctgg contains these protein-coding regions:
- the LOC132807620 gene encoding zinc finger protein 239-like gives rise to the protein MEKPWKCGDCGKGFRVPSALETHRRSHTREKPFSCPECGKAFSDSSALLRHRRVHTGERPFSCPECRKSFSDSSARLRHLRVHTGERPFSCLKCGKAFNDSSALIRHQRLHTGERPFRCPDCGKVFTRSSHLVIHQRVHTGEKPFPCPKCGKAFSDSSDLLAHRRVHTGERPFTCSVCGKCFTCSSDLLKHQRVHTGERPYSCSECGKGFTQASHLLTHRWVHTGERPFTCLECGKGFAVSSSLLTHQRVHTGERPFACPECGQRFTMSCSLNKHQRRHQCSQQSDSAGNAAEGHPQD